A window from Nitrospira sp. ND1 encodes these proteins:
- a CDS encoding SAM-dependent methyltransferase, which yields MTQLEDPDALPQPLGEYKPVDYWQAHINTLFYQLRGDQQRSFYQTFTSADYRLAHALAADYFEQVTKRDKKVAANRVTSNGPTATPSTDATPQAQLTVMEWGPGNGNLAACFLSHLQRLDKGGRVYPRVRYLLVDSQAHALERARAHPDLAPHMAKVESLCAEVEDLATIADGTVDRILCNELWNELATKLMVKKGGEFEEEHLRPNLNERKAAAIADWSGFVRAFEAKDIERLKQFPPFLDDLIWEREYHKVDWKDVPYRKTITEFMKAIDDEVLVPVNLGAFASLKEAKRVLAQDAVGFSSFDAGTADMEVLNDPDKPCYGQFGGQYSFMVNLALIQAVAKHLGLNAVTIETQREFVGSRLGTNVMTLMDLLACHPMVGSKVQPWELDRLTVKTIRTLNETYESPYQRKIEFPLRSEMPAEERDAAQGILLSLKPNGIPDTIAYVTEEELSQAQPELENLGYEREAVLMALGAPPSPVEYYHFACRP from the coding sequence ATGACGCAGTTAGAGGATCCCGACGCGCTGCCGCAGCCGCTCGGGGAGTATAAGCCGGTCGATTATTGGCAGGCCCATATCAACACCCTGTTTTATCAACTGCGGGGCGATCAGCAACGCAGCTTCTATCAGACATTCACCTCGGCCGATTATCGATTGGCACATGCGCTGGCCGCCGACTACTTCGAGCAGGTCACCAAACGCGACAAGAAAGTCGCCGCCAATCGTGTGACGTCAAACGGCCCCACTGCGACGCCGTCCACCGACGCCACTCCTCAAGCACAGTTGACGGTGATGGAGTGGGGGCCGGGTAACGGGAATCTGGCCGCATGCTTCCTCAGTCACCTGCAGCGTCTCGACAAGGGCGGGCGGGTGTATCCACGAGTCCGGTATCTGTTGGTCGATTCCCAGGCCCATGCGTTGGAGCGGGCGCGGGCTCATCCGGATCTGGCTCCCCATATGGCGAAGGTGGAGTCGCTGTGCGCCGAGGTCGAGGACTTGGCGACTATCGCCGACGGCACCGTTGATCGCATTCTGTGCAACGAACTCTGGAACGAGTTGGCGACCAAGCTCATGGTGAAGAAGGGGGGCGAGTTCGAAGAGGAGCACCTCCGGCCGAACCTCAACGAGCGAAAGGCCGCGGCCATTGCCGATTGGTCGGGATTTGTCCGTGCCTTTGAGGCGAAGGACATTGAGCGCTTGAAGCAGTTTCCGCCCTTTCTGGACGATCTGATCTGGGAGCGCGAGTACCACAAGGTGGACTGGAAAGACGTTCCCTATCGCAAGACGATCACCGAGTTCATGAAAGCGATCGACGATGAGGTGTTGGTGCCGGTCAATCTCGGCGCGTTTGCATCCCTGAAGGAAGCGAAGCGGGTGTTGGCCCAAGATGCCGTGGGATTCAGCAGCTTCGATGCCGGGACGGCTGACATGGAAGTCCTCAATGATCCGGACAAGCCCTGCTATGGCCAGTTCGGTGGCCAGTACAGCTTCATGGTAAATCTGGCCCTGATTCAGGCTGTGGCCAAGCATCTAGGGCTGAACGCGGTGACGATCGAAACGCAGCGGGAGTTCGTCGGGAGCCGGCTGGGGACGAATGTGATGACGCTGATGGACTTGCTGGCCTGCCACCCGATGGTCGGCTCAAAGGTTCAGCCCTGGGAGCTGGATCGCCTCACAGTCAAAACCATCCGCACGCTGAACGAGACTTATGAGAGTCCCTATCAACGCAAGATCGAGTTCCCGTTGCGCAGTGAGATGCCGGCCGAGGAGCGCGACGCGGCGCAGGGTATTCTGCTCTCGCTCAAACCGAACGGGATTCCCGATACCATCGCGTATGTCACCGAAGAAGAATTGAGCCAGGCACAACCGGAGTTGGAGAATCTGGGCTATGAACGCGAGGCGGTGTTGATGGCGCTCGGGGCGCCTCCGAGTCCTGTCGAGTACTATCACTTTGCATGTCGGCCGTAA
- the tatA gene encoding twin-arginine translocase TatA/TatE family subunit: MFGSFGWMELLLILIIVLIIFGAGKIPQLGEGLGKAIKGFKKSVHEADAIDVTATEAEPAPAQPAAQIQQTGQPATPPPAQQAGAAPPPRTTQG; the protein is encoded by the coding sequence ATGTTTGGTTCGTTTGGCTGGATGGAGCTGTTGCTGATTCTCATCATCGTCCTGATCATCTTCGGTGCGGGGAAAATTCCCCAGCTCGGTGAGGGATTAGGTAAAGCAATCAAGGGGTTCAAGAAATCGGTTCACGAAGCAGATGCTATTGACGTGACGGCCACCGAGGCGGAACCTGCCCCGGCTCAGCCTGCGGCACAGATCCAGCAAACCGGACAGCCGGCTACACCGCCGCCTGCGCAACAGGCCGGTGCGGCTCCACCGCCACGGACGACGCAGGGGTAA
- a CDS encoding twin-arginine translocase TatA/TatE family subunit: MFGLGAGEILIILVIAFLLFGPKQLPEIGRQVGKAVKGFKETADDLKKTVEPELNMIQQEMKMVEQDFESSMKEAEEQINHATSGVEHGAEESGLPKQA, encoded by the coding sequence ATGTTCGGTCTTGGCGCTGGTGAAATTCTCATAATCCTGGTCATTGCGTTCCTGCTCTTCGGGCCCAAGCAGTTGCCTGAGATCGGGCGTCAGGTGGGCAAGGCCGTGAAAGGATTTAAAGAAACGGCGGACGATCTGAAGAAGACGGTTGAGCCGGAGCTCAACATGATTCAGCAGGAAATGAAAATGGTGGAGCAGGATTTCGAGTCGTCGATGAAGGAAGCGGAAGAACAGATTAACCACGCAACATCGGGCGTAGAGCACGGGGCAGAGGAATCGGGTTTGCCCAAGCAGGCCTAA
- a CDS encoding alginate export family protein, producing the protein MKRIHGRTRWGRLAAIFGAAAVTALQCLTVPAFAGFELPPGERITNLPAIPRNMPQKEAYELYDPVIGRNFDIKNLWMRADLRVRPEMRNNACFGGAQGAGGTCNSFGTRGTAPGGGNKGNDMFVQQWMRLGIGYDLSPDVNFYVEIIDSATWGGNGSAVNAGNAGDPLNHNGGAAGGSGNGGRLGVRAAYMLVRNLADIQGLSVKVGRQYVIFGNHSLFGHFDWANTGYSHDGVMFAYQTKKWDSYFGWFRNSESDLGQAAPVGSGAANIAGTGAQDAQRDADMFIFYNQIKMVPGMVIEPFYVLYQNRYGSADNAGQGLGTAKHSNQTRHMIGNRIEVRKGGFDFSNEIAYQFGQMGQAGACAGEQKCLHINAWATRNWIGYTFYDTAWKTRIAFNLDYASGDSRNNTCGATPGSCKTANTFENFFPTNHIHMGYMDVQAWKNMLSPSVNLQARPSARDHIELWYTNLNLANSKDCWYRGAQGCYVFSNANNTKTHIGDEIDVAYTRMFADGKVALQAAYGTIFSGGYLTSTLNQTQNQHWAYMSLWMNF; encoded by the coding sequence ATGAAACGCATCCATGGACGGACCAGGTGGGGCCGGTTGGCCGCCATCTTCGGCGCTGCGGCAGTGACGGCTCTGCAGTGTCTGACAGTCCCGGCCTTTGCCGGATTCGAACTTCCCCCGGGCGAACGTATCACGAATCTTCCTGCCATTCCTCGCAACATGCCGCAAAAAGAAGCGTACGAACTGTATGACCCGGTCATCGGTCGGAACTTCGACATCAAGAATCTCTGGATGCGCGCCGATCTGCGTGTGCGCCCGGAAATGCGGAACAATGCCTGCTTCGGCGGCGCCCAAGGGGCCGGCGGAACATGTAACTCGTTTGGAACCCGCGGAACCGCTCCCGGCGGCGGCAACAAGGGCAACGACATGTTCGTGCAACAGTGGATGCGTTTGGGCATCGGCTATGACCTGTCTCCGGACGTGAATTTTTATGTGGAAATCATCGACAGCGCCACCTGGGGCGGTAACGGCAGCGCCGTGAATGCGGGGAACGCCGGCGATCCGCTGAATCACAATGGTGGGGCTGCGGGTGGTTCGGGCAACGGAGGCCGTTTGGGTGTCCGAGCAGCCTATATGTTGGTCAGAAATCTGGCCGATATCCAGGGCTTGAGCGTGAAGGTCGGTCGCCAGTATGTGATTTTCGGCAACCACTCTCTGTTCGGCCACTTCGATTGGGCCAACACCGGTTATTCACATGACGGTGTGATGTTCGCCTATCAGACCAAGAAGTGGGACAGCTACTTCGGCTGGTTTCGTAATTCGGAAAGCGATCTCGGTCAGGCAGCTCCAGTCGGAAGTGGTGCAGCGAATATCGCCGGCACCGGCGCTCAGGATGCCCAGCGCGATGCCGACATGTTCATTTTCTACAACCAGATCAAGATGGTCCCCGGAATGGTTATCGAGCCGTTCTATGTATTGTACCAGAACCGTTATGGTTCGGCGGACAACGCGGGGCAGGGACTTGGGACCGCCAAGCACTCGAATCAGACCCGGCATATGATCGGAAACCGGATCGAAGTGCGCAAGGGCGGGTTCGATTTCAGCAACGAAATCGCCTATCAATTCGGACAAATGGGCCAGGCTGGGGCCTGCGCGGGCGAACAGAAATGTTTGCACATCAACGCCTGGGCGACCAGAAACTGGATCGGCTACACGTTCTATGACACGGCGTGGAAGACGCGTATTGCGTTCAACCTCGACTATGCTTCCGGAGACAGCAGAAACAATACCTGCGGCGCGACGCCGGGTTCTTGTAAGACAGCCAATACCTTTGAAAATTTCTTCCCGACGAACCACATCCACATGGGCTACATGGACGTGCAAGCGTGGAAGAACATGCTCTCACCGTCCGTCAACTTGCAGGCTCGTCCTTCCGCTCGTGACCATATCGAATTGTGGTACACGAACCTGAACCTCGCCAACTCCAAGGATTGTTGGTATCGAGGGGCTCAGGGCTGCTATGTCTTCTCGAATGCCAATAACACGAAGACGCATATCGGTGATGAAATCGATGTCGCGTACACCAGAATGTTCGCAGACGGCAAGGTGGCCCTCCAGGCTGCTTACGGCACGATTTTCAGCGGTGGCTATCTGACCAGCACCCTGAACCAGACGCAAAATCAGCACTGGGCCTATATGTCGTTGTGGATGAACTTCTAA
- a CDS encoding ATP-dependent DNA helicase RecQ has product MDDLSTQLSRTFGFSAFRAGQREVMEAVLARRDAMAVMPTGQGKSLCYQLPATLLPGVTLVISPLIALMQDQVTSLTARGIAAAAFHSGLSEQERDRVVLDLKLRRLQLLYLAPERMQHERFLRLLRSLWVSLLVVDEAHCISQWGHDFRPDYLNIGRLRRELENPPCLALTATATARVQADLCDRLSLQDPLRLVTGFRRSNLALSVRLCRSRQEKLATLDRVVREYETGTILIYCATRRAVEEVAACLGQSQSSVGYYHAGLSDEERRKVHDEFRVGTVRILAATNAFGMGIDKSDVRLVVHFDIPGSLEAYYQEVGRAGRDGRPAACLLLFHERDVATQEYFIQQASKESGSSARADRMKTLLQDLLEYVSVPTCRQLAILDYFSDEAERALGPCGLCDRCVVTPQLSAHVVGDEASCAKAVLAAVSWCMGRFGVSRIVDMLRGSRSKALLTYGAEECPGYGGYHAWSKTALTHLVKALIDAGYLQVEGLEYPTLDLTRKGQEVLKGISPLVLSEQAEDPAASTLKPQGSGRGSSMAPLHTASVDPQLFERLRQLRRELAEEEGVAPFVIFHDKTLRNIAGYKPVTLAALLEIPGIGEVKVERYGRRVLGVVNEAYD; this is encoded by the coding sequence GTGGACGATCTGAGCACACAGCTGAGCCGGACATTCGGGTTTTCGGCCTTTCGCGCGGGGCAGCGCGAAGTCATGGAAGCCGTGCTGGCCCGTCGCGATGCCATGGCGGTCATGCCGACCGGCCAGGGCAAGTCGCTCTGTTACCAGCTTCCCGCCACCCTGTTGCCCGGGGTGACCCTGGTGATTTCTCCGCTCATTGCGTTGATGCAGGATCAAGTCACTAGTTTGACGGCGCGGGGGATTGCCGCGGCGGCGTTCCACTCCGGGCTTTCCGAGCAGGAGCGGGATCGAGTGGTATTGGATCTCAAGCTGCGCCGGTTGCAGTTGCTCTATCTCGCTCCGGAGCGGATGCAGCATGAGCGGTTTCTCCGTCTGCTCCGTTCGCTGTGGGTGTCGTTACTCGTCGTCGACGAAGCGCATTGTATTTCCCAGTGGGGGCACGATTTCCGCCCTGACTACCTGAACATCGGCCGGTTGCGCCGGGAACTCGAGAATCCCCCTTGCCTGGCCTTGACGGCCACGGCGACCGCGCGCGTGCAGGCAGATTTGTGCGACCGATTGTCACTCCAGGACCCGCTTCGCTTGGTGACCGGCTTTCGACGCTCTAACCTCGCGCTGTCTGTCCGCCTCTGCCGGTCCCGCCAGGAAAAGCTCGCGACATTGGATCGTGTGGTGCGTGAATACGAAACGGGCACCATTCTGATCTATTGCGCCACGCGTCGAGCGGTGGAGGAGGTGGCGGCCTGCCTGGGGCAGTCGCAGTCGTCCGTCGGGTACTATCACGCCGGCTTGTCGGATGAAGAGCGGCGGAAGGTGCATGACGAGTTTCGTGTGGGAACGGTGAGGATTTTGGCGGCGACCAATGCGTTTGGCATGGGGATCGATAAATCGGATGTCCGGTTGGTGGTGCATTTCGATATTCCGGGAAGCCTGGAGGCTTACTATCAGGAAGTGGGCCGGGCGGGGCGTGATGGCCGACCTGCCGCCTGCCTACTGCTGTTTCATGAACGGGATGTGGCCACTCAGGAGTACTTCATTCAGCAAGCGTCGAAAGAATCCGGTAGTTCAGCACGCGCCGATCGCATGAAGACGTTGCTACAGGATTTACTGGAGTATGTGTCGGTGCCGACCTGTCGGCAACTCGCCATTCTCGACTACTTCAGCGATGAGGCCGAACGGGCCCTTGGGCCCTGCGGGCTTTGTGATCGTTGCGTGGTGACGCCACAGCTCAGTGCGCACGTTGTCGGCGATGAGGCCTCCTGCGCGAAGGCTGTCCTGGCGGCGGTCTCCTGGTGTATGGGCCGATTCGGTGTGAGCCGAATTGTCGACATGCTCCGCGGGAGTCGATCGAAGGCGCTGCTCACCTATGGGGCCGAAGAGTGTCCGGGGTATGGGGGGTATCACGCATGGTCGAAGACGGCGTTGACTCATCTGGTGAAAGCCCTCATCGATGCGGGATATCTGCAGGTCGAAGGACTGGAGTATCCCACGCTCGACCTGACGCGGAAGGGACAGGAGGTGTTGAAAGGAATCAGTCCTCTGGTATTGAGCGAGCAGGCTGAGGATCCGGCAGCGTCGACGCTGAAACCACAAGGGAGCGGGCGAGGTAGCTCGATGGCGCCTCTGCATACCGCCTCAGTCGACCCGCAGCTCTTTGAACGGCTTCGTCAACTCCGGCGTGAGCTGGCCGAGGAAGAAGGGGTCGCGCCGTTTGTTATTTTTCATGACAAGACCCTTCGGAATATCGCCGGTTACAAACCCGTGACGCTTGCCGCCCTGCTGGAGATCCCCGGGATCGGCGAGGTCAAGGTGGAGCGGTATGGCCGTCGAGTGCTGGGTGTGGTGAACGAGGCCTACGACTAA
- the thrH gene encoding bifunctional phosphoserine phosphatase/homoserine phosphotransferase ThrH, translated as MQNPVIVCLDLEGVLVPEIWVNFAIKTGIEELKITTREMPDYDALMTRRLSILDQHGLTLADIQSVIDAMGPMEGAAEFIAWLRERTQVIILSDTFYEFALPLMRQLGYPTIFCNQLEIGTTGRIVHYKLRQPNQKKHAVAALKNLNFRVMAAGDAYNDTAMLGEAHAGFFFRPPDHLPKEFPQFPVTKTYAELQEQFRKAGNLRE; from the coding sequence ATGCAGAACCCCGTGATTGTGTGTCTGGACCTTGAGGGCGTGCTGGTGCCTGAAATTTGGGTGAACTTTGCCATCAAGACCGGCATCGAAGAGCTCAAGATCACCACCCGCGAGATGCCGGACTACGATGCCCTGATGACACGCCGCCTGAGCATCCTAGATCAGCATGGCCTGACCCTGGCGGACATTCAATCCGTGATCGACGCCATGGGGCCGATGGAAGGCGCAGCCGAATTCATTGCCTGGCTGCGGGAGCGGACACAGGTCATTATTCTGTCGGATACGTTTTATGAATTCGCGCTTCCCTTGATGCGGCAGCTCGGATATCCAACGATTTTCTGCAATCAACTGGAGATTGGGACGACCGGCAGGATCGTCCACTACAAACTCCGCCAGCCGAACCAGAAAAAACATGCGGTGGCCGCGTTGAAGAACCTCAATTTTCGTGTCATGGCGGCAGGAGACGCCTACAACGACACCGCCATGCTGGGAGAGGCTCACGCCGGATTCTTTTTCCGCCCCCCTGACCATCTCCCGAAAGAGTTCCCTCAGTTTCCGGTGACGAAAACGTATGCCGAACTGCAGGAGCAATTTCGAAAGGCAGGGAATCTGAGAGAATAA
- a CDS encoding YkgJ family cysteine cluster protein — MSNHTAVEHFEISLQTPSGEISTAVGVPTSFVPITAILPLMRSLGEEAQVLEQRRLLQAGERVSCEKGCAACCRMLVPISVPEAFALTNTIDRLDQNERNRLLSKLDQAQQQLARAGILKQLSSLADSSEPLSDEAIEPLNRAYYALRMPCPFLDNETCSIYADRPAACRELAVTSPATECQDMTTPTVQPVPVAVRLSTALSLLWADLTGTAPRLIPLPLAVDWARRHKEEQTNQWTGTELFEKAMDKIWRYLSQEKARRSNAG, encoded by the coding sequence GTGAGTAACCACACTGCCGTTGAACACTTTGAAATCTCTCTGCAGACTCCAAGCGGAGAAATCAGCACTGCCGTGGGCGTGCCAACGAGCTTCGTACCGATCACTGCGATTCTCCCGCTCATGCGCAGTCTCGGAGAAGAAGCCCAGGTCCTGGAACAACGCCGATTACTCCAAGCCGGCGAGAGGGTCTCGTGCGAAAAGGGCTGCGCCGCCTGCTGCCGGATGCTCGTACCGATTTCGGTGCCGGAAGCCTTTGCTCTCACCAACACCATCGACCGGCTTGACCAGAACGAGCGGAATCGCCTGCTGTCCAAACTCGACCAGGCCCAGCAACAACTGGCTCGCGCCGGTATCCTGAAACAACTCTCTTCGCTGGCCGATTCTTCTGAGCCGTTGAGTGACGAGGCGATCGAGCCGTTGAACCGGGCCTACTACGCGCTTCGCATGCCCTGCCCCTTTCTCGACAATGAAACCTGCAGCATTTACGCCGATCGGCCTGCAGCCTGCCGGGAGCTTGCTGTCACGTCGCCGGCCACAGAATGTCAGGACATGACCACGCCGACCGTCCAGCCGGTTCCCGTCGCCGTTCGCCTCAGTACGGCTCTGAGCCTGCTCTGGGCAGACCTGACCGGAACAGCACCCAGGCTGATCCCGCTCCCGCTGGCCGTCGATTGGGCCAGACGGCATAAGGAGGAGCAGACCAACCAATGGACCGGCACAGAACTATTCGAGAAGGCCATGGACAAGATCTGGCGGTATCTCAGTCAAGAAAAGGCCCGTCGTAGTAACGCGGGATAG